TATCACCGCCAGCAGCGCTAGTGACGAGTTCACGGAGACGGTAGCGAGGATCGCTCAGGTGCCAGGTGACATAGCCCTGGCAGAAAGTCTGGAGGGTGTCAGCGATGCTTGGATCCTTGTCGGCAAAGACCTCGACGATCTGCTCCGAGCAGCGGATTGTGTCGCGCGTGAGCTTGTTCAGCGCCTCGGCCAGCGTGATGCGGTCACACTTGGCGTAGTTGTTGACGAGTGACGTCTGGTCACGCGGCTCATCGAATTCTAGAGGGTTACAACTCATTTAGCGAGTGATCTTGGCAAACCGCTTGTGCCTTGGCGAGCACGCAGGCAACGAATCGGATCGCACGGGGAAGAAACAAGCTTATGGTTTAAGCTTCACGCTTCTACCCCGCCGACGATAATCGGCTCTGCATCAATGCCAAGCTTGCACTGGAGATGAGATAAGGTAATGAGCGTACCTTTGTAGAATGATAGTAGGTCGTTCACAAACACCATCCAGTTCTCCATTTGAGAGATGACAGACGTAATCTCAGTAAAGAGCACCTTTTCGTCAAACTGGGCTTTGGGAAAGATGGATGCCCCGACGCAGTGGCCGAGGCCGTTCATGCGACGCAGAAAGCCGGGGAAGTCGTATGAGCCCGGAAAGCCCTGGAAGTTATGTTGCTCAATCCAGCAACCCTGGAAAACTGTGGACCGTTTAGCTTCCTGCGCAGGAACATGAGAATTGTGGGCATTCCAAGGCTCCTTACAGTCGGTCGTGCTCCGGACCAGGTTTAAACCACAGTATGGACCGTAATGGCTAAGCACAGTTGGGAACTGCGCGTTCACCATCTGCCACCAAGGGTGCCGTTGAGGCTTCCCGGCAAGGAGATCCTGGTAGAATGACTGCATAGTTGCGTCGGGGTCATCTTGGCTGTCATCAAGCACTAGCATATAAGTGTAGTGGATGCTCAAATCTGCCATAACCTCGGGATCGACGCGCACCCAGGCATAGACTACCATAGCCACAATTGTCTGAAGAGATGCCTGGAGACGTCTTGGGCTGGCTTTGATTAGACGCTGCTGCGTCGGCTGGGCAAAGTGCTTCGCCGCCTTAGCGTAAGCGTAGTGTAGGTTACGGACCCTCTCCTGGTGTGTGTAATTGGTGTCGTTATAGTTGACAATGCTCAGAAAGCTCACGACAGCATCAAGATAACAGTCTGTGGGAAAGCTTACGGTGTCCATGATGTTTGCTGCTGCCTCCGTTTTGTGACAAAATGGGAAATGACTCAATGGGGGGGAATGGATGAAGAGAGGCTAAAGCTTCAAGACA
The Colletotrichum lupini chromosome 6, complete sequence DNA segment above includes these coding regions:
- a CDS encoding trichodiene synthase — translated: MDTVSFPTDCYLDAVVSFLSIVNYNDTNYTHQERVRNLHYAYAKAAKHFAQPTQQRLIKASPRRLQASLQTIVAMVVYAWVRVDPEVMADLSIHYTYMLVLDDSQDDPDATMQSFYQDLLAGKPQRHPWWQMVNAQFPTVLSHYGPYCGLNLVRSTTDCKEPWNAHNSHVPAQEAKRSTVFQGCWIEQHNFQGFPGSYDFPGFLRRMNGLGHCVGASIFPKAQFDEKVLFTEITSVISQMENWMVFVNDLLSFYKEFDEPRDQTSLVNNYAKCDRITLAEALNKLTRDTIRCSEQIVEVFADKDPSIADTLQTFCQGYVTWHLSDPRYRLRELVTSAAGGDTATAKEFRRYQAAGDLVGAVDPKEWAYPPVADLVEDHSVEEVVQVATPLVPKTSINASNTVGAVSKWAKKFWPQEYN